In the genome of Candidatus Thermoplasmatota archaeon, the window CTTCATGTTTTTCTTAGAGGAAAGGACGTCGTTGAAAACGGCCAATTTATCGGCAATGCTGGCATGGGAGAAATGATTGCATGATATACGTTCCTGACTGGCTGCAGGTTTTTTTCGCATCGCTTTTGCCATTTTTTGAACTCAGGCTAAGTATACCTCTCGGAGTACTCCATCTTGACATGCCGTGGCCTGAAGTATTTCTGATTTCAGTCATAGGCAATATCATCCCCGTCCCTTTCATACTTAAACTCTTTAATCCCGTAGAAACATTCCTGCGTAGATGGCGGTCGTGGGATAAACTTTTCACCTGGCTATTTGCACGGACACGCAGAAAGACCGAAAAAAAAATAGAGAGATGGGAAGTGATGGGTCTGATTATGTTTGTTGCCATACCTCTACCCGTAACGGGAGCGTGGACTGGCTCGCTGGCTGCATACATATTCGACCTCGATTTTAAGAAATCAATATTTTACATCTTCATCGGCATCGTCATTGCAGGGGCGATTGTTACAACTGCAGTTGCGGCAGGCATAAACTGGTTTCTGTGACCGTTACCAGTCTGGCAAGCAGTCTATACCGGATTTATTTTCTTTGCCAAGACCTCGGCGGCCTTGATAACGGGGTATGCAGTAGGGGGCGCAGTGAGCAGCGGATGTGTGCCTATCTGTGCGGTCAATATGCCGTTCACGGTCATTTTGTTCTGAATAACAATTCCTATGAGATTTGTTATTTCCCCGGCACTCGGCCCGCCCACGACCTCTCCTCCGAGTATAACTCCCGATTCCCGGGCGGCTATCAGCTTCACAAGTTGCTTATGCACACCTGGCAGCGTACCCGGGTGCATATCAACGCCTTCAAAAGTGCCGGTAATAATATCGAATCCCCCTTTTCTTGCCATCTTTTCGGTCAGCCCCGCCGCCCCGAAACCCAAATCACCGATGGCAGTTGAGAAAATGGCAATCGTCCCGCTAAAGGTTTTTACCGTGGATAGTTTGTACAGGTTCATGCCTGCAGTTCTTGCCTCCGCACAGGCGGTGGATGCGAGCATAATGCTGCTTACCTTCCTGGTGATAAAATCCCTTTTTTCGGCGCAATCCCCCACGG includes:
- a CDS encoding small multi-drug export protein → MIYVPDWLQVFFASLLPFFELRLSIPLGVLHLDMPWPEVFLISVIGNIIPVPFILKLFNPVETFLRRWRSWDKLFTWLFARTRRKTEKKIERWEVMGLIMFVAIPLPVTGAWTGSLAAYIFDLDFKKSIFYIFIGIVIAGAIVTTAVAAGINWFL